In Lepidochelys kempii isolate rLepKem1 chromosome 8, rLepKem1.hap2, whole genome shotgun sequence, a single genomic region encodes these proteins:
- the LOC140916611 gene encoding selenoprotein Pb-like, with the protein MGLPTLALATLLGLVVATLAEVAENKTRLCQPAPLWEINGTAPMAGALGQVTVVALLKASUQFCLKQANSLGGLREKLSQDGLANISYMIVNEKAPLSRAMFWELKRLAPEGVPVYQQEILEPDVWQILDGDKDDFFIYDRCGRLAFHIPLPYSFLHFRYVESAVRFTYAKDVCGNCSLYSNSTQEANGTAEGPKSLSQPPELEEKEQELAPHESKAHRPHHHRASSNSDPQASSPTHSHHQEPARGQQPEVPAPEEEEEEEGDVA; encoded by the exons ATGGGGCTCCCGACCCTAGCCCTGGCTACCCTGCTGGGGCTGGTGGTGGCCACGCTGGCAGAAGTGGCCGAGAACAAGACCCGGCTCTGCCAGCCGGCTCCACTGTGGGAGATCAACGGGACGGCCCCGATGGCAGGGGCGCTGGGGCAGGTGACGGTGGTGGCCCTGCTGAAGGCCAGCTGACAGTTCTGCCTGAAGCAAGCCAACAG tcTCGGGGGCTTGCGTGAGAAGCTGTCCCAGGACGGGCTGGCCAACATCAGCTACATGATCGTGAACGAGAAGGCGCCGCTCTCCAGGGCCATGTTCTGGGAGCTGAAGCGCCTGGCCCCAGAGGGGGTCCCCGTTTACCAGCAGGAGATCTTGGAGCCGGATGTCTGGCAGATCCTGGACGGGGACAAGGACGACTTCTTCATCTACGACCG GTGTGGCCGGCTGGCTTTCCACATCCCGTTACCCTACAGCTTCCTGCACTTCCGCTACGTGGAGTCGGCCGTGCGCTTCACCTACGCCAAGGATGTCTGTGGCAACTGCTCCCTCTACTCCAACAGCACCCAGGAG GCAAACGGCACAGCAGAGGGACCCAAGAGTCTCAGCCAGCCTCCTGAGCTGGAagagaaggaacaggagctggcCCCCCACGAGAGCAAAGCCCACCGCCCTCACCACCACAGAGCCAGCAGCAACAGCGATCCCCaggcctcctcccccacccacagccacCACCAAGAGCCCGCCCGGGGGCAGCAGCCGGAGGTGCCAGCacccgaggaggaggaggaggaggaaggggatgtGGCATAA